The Alteromonas macleodii ATCC 27126 genome segment GCAAGCTCACGCTCGCGTTTTCAGGTACATAAAAATCTGCAGGCAATCTGAATGACACCCGTTTGGTGAAGTTCCCCTCATCCCTAAACTGAGTGGTCGCCACACCAAAGTCTTGGAATGTGTAGTGATTGTCTGGGTTCAGAATGCGATGACGCTGCAGCGTTTCCGCCTGCATTTGTGACTGTGAAAGTACGGTAACTTGTGAAATAGGGTTAATCGCATCGTCCATTACCGCCAAGGCTTTCGCTGCCTCAAGTACTTCATCTTGCGTAGTACCGCTGACAATAAGGCGGTAACTAGCCGGTACAATAACGTTGCTGTCCTTAACAAACGCAGGTGTGCGCTGTGCTTTTAGAAACGCGCCATCAATGTCGTTAATCACTTCGTCAGATAATACCGGTGATAACGCGTCGACTGTACCAACTAGAATATGAACAGGCTGTTTTTGCTTGGCTTTGAGATACCATGCAGCACGCTCGTAGCGAGCAACATTTTGGTCGTTCCAAAAACTATTTTCTGTGTCTTCTAGCTGGGGCAAAACGTAACCATCATCAAAGCTGTCATGCTCGATAATAAGCGGCTGATATTGGTTCCTAAGAGACAGTGCTTGAGCAACAATGGGAAGTGTCTGATATTTAATTTGATCATCAGCTTCTCGCGCCGTGTAAAGCTGAACGTTTCGCTGTCCGCCAATTCCTGGATTAAAGAATCCGCTCAGCTCATCTAACGTGAAGCGCTTTTCATTCACCGACGTCGCAATTTTTAGCGTTGAGTTGTATGCATTAATTTCGCTCCACAATTCAGGCGCACTGCCGTCAACACATTGCTCGGCATAGTGCTGACTTACCGCTAGTGTCAGAGAGTTAAACCCGGCTCGCCACAATGAAGTAGGGATCGCAATTTCAGATACAAGAGAAGGTCTGTCTGGGTCGAACGCAATCTGTCCAATGGTCGCATTATTGAATCTCACATACAGCTGAGAACGTTTTTTGATTAACGCCTGCGAGCTGACCACTTCTAATGTAAGTAGCGCGCTGTCCACATCAGTTACTGAACTAAGGGGAATTGGAATATCAATGGAGGCAGATTTTCCCTGCAAGCGCACGGTACTTTCACCGCCAAAAAAGTCGGTTAATCGATACGTGTCAGTTTGCGCCGCTAGGGTAAAAGGCATGCACAAACATACGATGAACATAAGGTATTTTTTTATCATTGATTTTCCTTTGCCGGTTTAGCAAGCAAACCTAATTTCCCGGCGAACTTCCCCATTAATACAAGCATATGCAATAAAACAGGCTTTAACCCAACTTTCAACACATGTTTTGCGCCGAACCAGTATGAGATAGCCCTTGTTCTTCTTCGTTGAAACGACATCCAGCGCAGACTATCACACAGTGAATAGGCGACGACTTCGTTTTCTTGTTCTTCGGTTTGAGGCATAAAGCGTACTCGAAGAATTTTTGACCTATTGTCGTAATGCAGAACGCTAATTGGCAAATGAACGTTCTTATTCAGTGCGTGACTCCACGATGTGAGCGTTGCATTTTCAGGTACTAACGCTCCCTCACCTTTCAAGCGTAACCGAGCTCCACCAAGCGAAAGATCGACCAAATCTCCAACCCAAGCTTCATCGCTTGTAGTCTTAATAACGACACTATTGGTAGCTGGGAGACGTGCCTGACTACGCACCTGTTTCCGCTCTAATAACACACTAAGAACAGACAACAATAGAATCAAATTAAATACATTCCACAACATGACCACCACAGTAAGTTCGCGTGTAAGAGGCTCTGTTATGAACTTATAGACGCCGCTCCCTAATGCGAATGTGATTACCAATATTAGCCAGTAAAACACGCTCGATAGTGGCGACACAAAGGTTCTGTCAAGGCTCTCTCCTTTTGGCGTCACAACAAATGAAGGTGCCCGCGGCTTTAAGAAAACCTTGATTAATGCATTTAGCGTAAATGCGCACTGTAGTATTTCATATAACTCTGACACTAAGGGCCATCGGGTTCGCCCAAAAAGCATGGTGGATATCATGTAAGTGGCAATAACGTGAGGCAGGGTGAAGGCAAAAATTTCCAGCATCGATGCATGGTAAACCTGAAGCCCAAAGACCAAATACGCCAGTGGCATAAGCAAAAAGATGATGCGAGCAAACGGGAACAGCCAAAACATGATTGAACTCATGTAGCCCACTCGCTGATACCATTTTAGTCCTTGCGCTTTAAAAGGCTTTTTGAGTAGTAAAATTTGCGTCATGCCTTGTGCCCAGCGCATACGCTGCTGAATAAACGCATCAAAAGTTTCTGGCGCAAGGCCGCTTACCATAGGTCTGTCCACATATACAGACTCGTAGCCCATTTTGTGAAGATCTAACGCGGTTTCTGCATCTTCAGTGATAGAGTCGCCGGAAATGCCCCCAACCAAATCGAGGTGCTTTCTTCTCATCAATGCGGCTGATCCACAGAAGAAGGAACTCCCCCAGTAGTCTAAGCCTTTCTGTATAGTGCCGTAAAACATGTCGTTTTCTGAAGGCATGCGAGTAAACGCAGAGAAGTAGTTACGCTCAACAGGATCTGGGTTAGCCATAAAATGAGGGGTTTGAACGAGAAAGACCTTCTCGTTTTTAAGCATCCACGGCACGGTTCTATCAAGAAAATCCGAAGTAGGAACATGGTCAGCATCCAAGATAACAATCAAATCACCCGTGGTATTTTGTATTGCACTGTTCACATTACCCGCCTTGGCAAACTCATTTTTTGCTCGAGTGTGATAGGTAATGTCTAAACGTTTGCACAGTGCTTGCAAATCTTGTCGCCGCTGTTTTGCAGTGGCCGCTGACACAGGGTTTTCAGCGTTAATTTTCTGGTCGGTTCCGCCGTCGTCAAGCAAATGAATACGAAGCTTTTCTTTAGGGTAATCGAGCATTTTTGCAGCGCGGATAGTAACTTCTAATATCCCTTCATCTTCGTTATAACTCGGGATCATGACGTCTACACTGGGCAGAGTTGATTTATCTACCCCTTCCAGGGACAAAAGCGGTCGACTGAGCGGAAACGCGTTAACGATCGCCCCTAACACTGAAGTGATCCCCGCATAAATTTCAGCGCCAAATAATAGCCAGACGGCAATCATTGAAAGAAAATCTGAGTAGGTTAGCGTGTAAATACCACGCCACAGCAAATACCTGACGCTAAGCGCAATGGCTAGCACCAGAGCTAAAATGCGGAATAAATGCTGGTATTTTTGCGTGTGCCGCGCTTCTTTGCTGCACAAGGATATTGCAATGAGGATAACGATTGAAGAGAGAAGCTGGCCCAATGCATCCATGGGTGCCAGCAGTAGCACCCCAAGAATAAAGGATGCTACTAACAGAACAATAATGAACTGAGAGGTGTAGTGTTGCCTACGAGTTTGCGAATAGTCCAAGTTTGCGATCCAGTACGTGTATTTGCGTTACACTTGCATAGTTCGCCCTGTTAATTAACGTAATTTTACCGTCCGACATTTCAATCTCGTGATTACTTTTATAAAACAAACGAGAAATGTCATCTCTCTGCTTTTTATTGCTTTTAGACGCTAACAACCACGCTGGGTAAGTTGCCATTCCAAATGCAGCCACAACAATAAGGCCATAGAACAATACTGGCGACATTGTAGGCGCTATGTACAGGGAAAATAAAAACATAGCCATACTTGCAACGGTAAATATACCAGTAATTTTGCGAAAACGTATAACTTTCATAAGTTTATTTTCTGCATCTAGCAGCATCGAAAGACGCTTCTTCCACAGCTGCTCTGTCTCTAAACTCGTGCGTTCTTCAACCAGTTGAGGTTTTTTAAAAGCAGGGTTGGTATTTTTAAACTGTTGAGCAAGCTCAAACACGTTTACCGCAGCGCCTTCATTAATAGCGCTCTGAAACGATTGTTCAAGCGTAGGTGATTGGTCAAATTGTTGTGAGTTATCTACTAATTTCACTGCGCACACTCCCCTCATTACTACACACTGAGTCTACTTCCGTACATTCAGAGGAAAAATTGCTGAAACCATACTTACTGATTAATAATGATACGCTTACATACGCAAATTGATATTGAACTTTAGCTCATTGAACTTTGGTATAAGTCATGTAGGGCAAGGCCTACAAGGGTGTGAAGACTATATGAAAAGCCATATAGCAGGTAGCGTAAGTCGCAGAAAAGCAGCCCGACTAAACGGGATTAAAAGTGGGCAAATTAGACTAATTGATAAGGTGAGTTTTATTGCTAAAGCGTTAGGGCTTGCGCAGCTTACTTAAAATACTGATCAAGTTACTTACATTGAATACCGTTCCAAAAATACTGCCTACGGAAATGGCATATAACAGCCCCAAAGTTTCAGCAACAAGAAAAACCTTTCTAATAGTGTGCGTATTGCGGATAACCAAAGATCCCACTGTAAAAATAAGTGACGACGCATAGGCAATGAAGATTATCCAGCTGTGCTCTAGCACAAACCACTCGTAAGCGAGGAAGCCTAGATTCACCGCAACAAAGAAAAATAAAATGGCATTGCTTCTATGTTTAATGGCAATAAAGTTACGAACGCTGGCAAGCAGTGTTCCAATGCCTGCGGCCATGGCATCTAGCATAAAAAAATGCACGCTAAGTGCACTTAAGGCAAACGCAGAAATAAGCAAATACTTGTCTACGTTCGTTTGGCGATACCCAATAAAATTTAAAACAACGGCTATTGCGCCAAAGCTTTCTGCAACTATGTTCATTGATATAAGCTCATTAAAATTTAAGGTAGAAAGGCTGACAAAGGGCTTTGTATTCACTGGTATATTCGCCCTTTTGATCCCTAATTATCAGCTCATTTTTGATTGCATTTTTCGCTGTTAAGCTCGGCCATTCCCGATGTGCAGTAACGTTTTTAAGATTATCACTTGCGCCCTCCATTACTTTCTTAAAGTGGAACGCGCAAAGATAAGGCGATTTGTTAGATGTATGCTTTACATAAAGAATATCTGCCAGCGATAGGCCATAACCTTCAGCCGTTTCGATAACCGAGGCTTCCATCGACGCTGGGTACACACAGTACATTTGCCCTTGTTCTATTAACAACGTGCTGCTTGCACTAAAAAGTTCATCTGGGCCCAATGCAGACGTTTGCCTTGCCACCGAGCGAGATTGGCTTTGCTTGCTGTACGCATTTGAAAGTGTAGCTGGCGTGTCAAAGTAAGGCGGATTAGAAATCACTAGGTCATACAAGTGGGGTGAGGTGTAGCCAGTTACATCACAGCAGTAAATAAACAGCTGTTTGGCCCATTTTGCATTTTCAAAGTTGGTAGCGGCCTGCGCTGCGGCTTGCTCATCTATTTCTATCGCGTCAATTCTGGCTGCGCCATTATCGAACGAGCTGATGTCAATTGAACTGCTTTGAACGCTCTGCTCTTCACCGTTCGGATTGCAAAAGTGCGCTGCTTTTTGGGCCATCATCAACGCTAAAATGCCACTTCCGGTGCCGATATCCAAGATACGTGGAGCATGGCTGAGGTTTGCACGAAACTGTGCCCAACTTCCTAAAATCAGACTGTCGGTGTTCACTTTCATCGCGCATTTGTCCTGTGCTACGGTGAATTGTTTACAGCGGAACATAAGGAAGTCGTATTACCTAGTGCGTTAAAAGGCGCGCATTCTATATCAAGTCGGGTTGTGCTTCACGTTAAGGTTGTGACATTTACTGTGAGCGCTTATTTCCAGCGCTGCAGCGACATCATATTTCTGGCCACATCAACGGCATGAACGGGTCGGTATTTCTTTAACGGGCCTTTCATTATGCTTTGCCATATGGGCGCCGTTTTCTGCGCTATATCTTCTAGCGTCCGCGACTCGTCGCGATTGCCCAACAATAACGAAGGGCGTACGGCAGAGGCATGGGGTAACTGAGGCATTCGCATAATCGCGTTTTCTAGCTCGCCTTTTACTCGTAAATAAAAGTTACTGCTTTTAGCATCAGCGCCTACCGATGATATCCATACAAAGCTGTCCGCGCGCTGAGCTCGGGTAAGCTGCGCAGCAACGTGAACATACTCAAAATCAACGCGGCGAAAGGCTTGTTTAGACCCGGCCTTTTTAAGCGTGGTACCCAAGCAGCAATAAACATGATTTACGCTAAAGTAGCCTTGATAGTCCTGTAGATTGTCGAAGTCGATAACCACGGGCTTTAGGCGATTGTGAGGGTCGTTAAACATACTGGAGGAGAGCGGTTTTCTGACTAAGCAGGTTACTTCATTGTACCGTCTATCCTGTAACAGCATATTTACAAGCGTTCGTCCCACTAAACCTGTCGCTCCTAGCACCATTGCGGATTTCATATGTCGCACCTTGTATCATAAATTGATATAACTACAATCAAACCTTCGACAGTCAAATATGCAGATAAAAATGAAAAAAGCCCTTTTAATTGGAGCCGCTATGCTCTCTACTGCTTTAAACGCTGAAACGCTCACAATTGAGCGTATTTTCTCTTCTCCTTCACTCGATGGCAACGCACCCCGTTCGTTAAAAGTATCACCTGACGGTCAACGGGTAACATTTCTTAAAGGTAAGCAAACCGACTACGAGCGCCTAGATCTATGGGAATACCATATTGAAAGTGGCCAAACTCGCATGCTTTTCGACTCAAACGACCTACAAAGCGGCGAAGAAGTGCTTTCTGATGAAGAGAAAGCGCGACGCGAGCGTATGCGTTTATCTGGCAGCGGTATTGTAAGCTACCAGTGGTCGGACGATGGTAAAGCATTACTTTTCCCATTAGGTGGCGATGTGTTTTATCACAAGCTGGGCGAAAAAGGGGCGAAGCAACTTTTAGATACTGACGCTTTTGAAACTGATATTAAATTATCACCAAAAGGTAACTACATTTCCTTCATTCGCGACCAGAACCTTTATGTAAAACACATTGAATCAGGTAAAGAAACGGCAATTACCAAAGAAGGTGGCGACAACATTAAATTTGGTATGGCCGAATTTGTGGCGCAAGAAGAAATGGGCCGTATGACCGGATACTGGTGGTCGCCAGATGAAACTAAAATTGCTTTTACCAAAGTTGATGAAAGCCCAGTAGATGTTATCACGCGTTCTGAAATCTATGCTGACGACATCAAACTTATCGAACAGAAATACCCGAAAGCGGGCACGCCAAACGTCTTGGTGGAACTTGCTATTCAAGACATCAACTCTGGCGATCGCACTTGGGTGGATTTAGGTGAAGATAAAGACATTTATTTTGCTCGCGGTAAGTGGATGCCAAACAACACCACCTTCACCTACCAATGGCAGACACGGGATCAGCAAACGTTAGAGCTGCGTGCGTTCGACCTTAACAGCAAGAAAGAAAACGTATTGCTTACCGAAACGAGCGATACCTGGGTAAACCTGCACAACGACCTTTACTTCCTAAAAGACAAAGGACAATTTATTTGGGCGTCTGAGCGCGACGGTTTTAAACACCTTTACCTATTTAACAACAGCGGCAAGCTGGTTAAGCAATTAACCAAAGGTGATTGGGTTGTAGACAGTGTTGAAGCTATTGATACAGCGAACAACCGTTTGTACTTCTCTGGCCGCAAAGACACCCCACTAGAAAGCCATGTTTACAGCGTGCCTTTAGATGGCGGCGAGATTTCGCGTATCACTGAACTAGGCGCGTATCACAGCGCGGCATTTAGCAAAGATGCCTCTATCTTTATTGACCGTTTCTCAACGATTAACTCTCCTGCACAAGTTAGCCTAAATAGTGCTACCGGCGAGCGAATTACCTGGCTTGAAGAAAATAAAGTTGAAGAAGGCCACCCTCTGCACGCTTACATGGATAGCTGGACGGCACCTGAGTTTGGTGACATCACCACAAAGGATGGCGCAACCCTTAAATATCGAATTTACACGCCTGATAGTGCCAAGCAAAACCCTAAACAGAAGCACCCTGTTATTGTTTACCTTTACGGCGGCCCGCACGCACAAGTGGTAACAAACAGCTGGGCGGGTAACCGTGGCTTGCTATTCCAACACTGGGTTGATCAAGGCTATGTGGTATTTACGCTAGATAACCGCGGCTCTAACTATCGCGGTAAAGGCTTTGAAGATCCTATTTATAAAAAAATGGGCTTTATTGAAGTGGACGATCAGGTTGCAGGCGTAGAGTTCTTGCGTACGCTTGACTACGTTGACGCTGAGCGTATTGGTGTTCATGGCCACAGCTATGGCGGCTACATGAC includes the following:
- a CDS encoding S9 family peptidase, yielding MKKALLIGAAMLSTALNAETLTIERIFSSPSLDGNAPRSLKVSPDGQRVTFLKGKQTDYERLDLWEYHIESGQTRMLFDSNDLQSGEEVLSDEEKARRERMRLSGSGIVSYQWSDDGKALLFPLGGDVFYHKLGEKGAKQLLDTDAFETDIKLSPKGNYISFIRDQNLYVKHIESGKETAITKEGGDNIKFGMAEFVAQEEMGRMTGYWWSPDETKIAFTKVDESPVDVITRSEIYADDIKLIEQKYPKAGTPNVLVELAIQDINSGDRTWVDLGEDKDIYFARGKWMPNNTTFTYQWQTRDQQTLELRAFDLNSKKENVLLTETSDTWVNLHNDLYFLKDKGQFIWASERDGFKHLYLFNNSGKLVKQLTKGDWVVDSVEAIDTANNRLYFSGRKDTPLESHVYSVPLDGGEISRITELGAYHSAAFSKDASIFIDRFSTINSPAQVSLNSATGERITWLEENKVEEGHPLHAYMDSWTAPEFGDITTKDGATLKYRIYTPDSAKQNPKQKHPVIVYLYGGPHAQVVTNSWAGNRGLLFQHWVDQGYVVFTLDNRGSNYRGKGFEDPIYKKMGFIEVDDQVAGVEFLRTLDYVDAERIGVHGHSYGGYMTLMTMFKAGDYFAAGVSGAPVTDWRLYDTHYTERYMGNPNTDDDAYTASSVFPYAKDLKGDLLIYHGMADDNVLFTHSTMLYKHLQDLAIPFETMDYPGKKHSIRGKQTGIHLYKTITNFFNRNLKD
- a CDS encoding tRNA1(Val) (adenine(37)-N6)-methyltransferase, which translates into the protein MKVNTDSLILGSWAQFRANLSHAPRILDIGTGSGILALMMAQKAAHFCNPNGEEQSVQSSSIDISSFDNGAARIDAIEIDEQAAAQAATNFENAKWAKQLFIYCCDVTGYTSPHLYDLVISNPPYFDTPATLSNAYSKQSQSRSVARQTSALGPDELFSASSTLLIEQGQMYCVYPASMEASVIETAEGYGLSLADILYVKHTSNKSPYLCAFHFKKVMEGASDNLKNVTAHREWPSLTAKNAIKNELIIRDQKGEYTSEYKALCQPFYLKF
- a CDS encoding cellulose biosynthesis cyclic di-GMP-binding regulatory protein BcsB — translated: MIKKYLMFIVCLCMPFTLAAQTDTYRLTDFFGGESTVRLQGKSASIDIPIPLSSVTDVDSALLTLEVVSSQALIKKRSQLYVRFNNATIGQIAFDPDRPSLVSEIAIPTSLWRAGFNSLTLAVSQHYAEQCVDGSAPELWSEINAYNSTLKIATSVNEKRFTLDELSGFFNPGIGGQRNVQLYTAREADDQIKYQTLPIVAQALSLRNQYQPLIIEHDSFDDGYVLPQLEDTENSFWNDQNVARYERAAWYLKAKQKQPVHILVGTVDALSPVLSDEVINDIDGAFLKAQRTPAFVKDSNVIVPASYRLIVSGTTQDEVLEAAKALAVMDDAINPISQVTVLSQSQMQAETLQRHRILNPDNHYTFQDFGVATTQFRDEGNFTKRVSFRLPADFYVPENASVSLLLDFGYGAGFGPGSVMNVSVNDELVHGLSLNNINGQSYRDYQLRIPARFFKGGTNNLDFAVTMRAPLAGVPCDDIPGSHLVFQLDDSSAIKLPDAGNVAVQPNLVLLSETAYPFARFKSAPSSTIAIPSDDYLDTALTLSAKLAQVAQVPLLNVKIATGNDITTEGSVIVLGTPESLTNIEQSEFSTAIEATKRWSYRLQNNLYNRVRNLTDDQSFKEMRIDGHTVQESDLGEQAVLTAQANPVSSQTDTLFIVAAQTPELLQARVEDLVSLSMWGQMAGDFFAWKDGLSPSLIMQVSDKYEVGEADDSWLHLRLWLSNNPWYWLIGFILVVFVVSLLIYLLLKRRNKQVQDSW
- a CDS encoding YgjV family protein; translation: MNIVAESFGAIAVVLNFIGYRQTNVDKYLLISAFALSALSVHFFMLDAMAAGIGTLLASVRNFIAIKHRSNAILFFFVAVNLGFLAYEWFVLEHSWIIFIAYASSLIFTVGSLVIRNTHTIRKVFLVAETLGLLYAISVGSIFGTVFNVSNLISILSKLRKP
- the bcsA gene encoding UDP-forming cellulose synthase catalytic subunit — translated: MDYSQTRRQHYTSQFIIVLLVASFILGVLLLAPMDALGQLLSSIVILIAISLCSKEARHTQKYQHLFRILALVLAIALSVRYLLWRGIYTLTYSDFLSMIAVWLLFGAEIYAGITSVLGAIVNAFPLSRPLLSLEGVDKSTLPSVDVMIPSYNEDEGILEVTIRAAKMLDYPKEKLRIHLLDDGGTDQKINAENPVSAATAKQRRQDLQALCKRLDITYHTRAKNEFAKAGNVNSAIQNTTGDLIVILDADHVPTSDFLDRTVPWMLKNEKVFLVQTPHFMANPDPVERNYFSAFTRMPSENDMFYGTIQKGLDYWGSSFFCGSAALMRRKHLDLVGGISGDSITEDAETALDLHKMGYESVYVDRPMVSGLAPETFDAFIQQRMRWAQGMTQILLLKKPFKAQGLKWYQRVGYMSSIMFWLFPFARIIFLLMPLAYLVFGLQVYHASMLEIFAFTLPHVIATYMISTMLFGRTRWPLVSELYEILQCAFTLNALIKVFLKPRAPSFVVTPKGESLDRTFVSPLSSVFYWLILVITFALGSGVYKFITEPLTRELTVVVMLWNVFNLILLLSVLSVLLERKQVRSQARLPATNSVVIKTTSDEAWVGDLVDLSLGGARLRLKGEGALVPENATLTSWSHALNKNVHLPISVLHYDNRSKILRVRFMPQTEEQENEVVAYSLCDSLRWMSFQRRRTRAISYWFGAKHVLKVGLKPVLLHMLVLMGKFAGKLGLLAKPAKENQ
- a CDS encoding NAD(P)H-binding protein, with amino-acid sequence MKSAMVLGATGLVGRTLVNMLLQDRRYNEVTCLVRKPLSSSMFNDPHNRLKPVVIDFDNLQDYQGYFSVNHVYCCLGTTLKKAGSKQAFRRVDFEYVHVAAQLTRAQRADSFVWISSVGADAKSSNFYLRVKGELENAIMRMPQLPHASAVRPSLLLGNRDESRTLEDIAQKTAPIWQSIMKGPLKKYRPVHAVDVARNMMSLQRWK